A single genomic interval of Homo sapiens chromosome 15, GRCh38.p14 Primary Assembly harbors:
- the LOC124903571 gene encoding serine-aspartate repeat-containing protein I-like yields MSLLLDAFQKETLHCVMRAVPQATLQDPEKRQSQGEGNGDCHIIYDRCGDRGCHGGCDRDCGVDCDTHRDKVCDTDCDRDYDRGRDRDCDRGCDRDSNRRCDRDCDRDCDRGCDRYCDRLGCDRDCDRDCDRDCDRGCDRGCDRGCDRGCDRDCDRGCDRGCDRDCDRGCDRGCDRGCDRGCGRGCDRDCDRGCDRGCDRYCDRGCDRDCNADCDRGCDRGCDRDCDRGCDRGCDRGCERGCDRGCDRDCDRGCDRGCDRDCDRGCDRGCDRDCDRGCDRCCDRGCDRGCDRGCDRGCDRDCDRGCGRGCGRGCDRGCDRDCDRGCDRGCDRYCDRGCDRDCNTDCDRGCDRGCDRDCDRGCDTDCDRGCDRGCDRDCDRGRDRGCDRGCDRDCDRGCDRGCDRGCDRGCDRGCDRGCDRGCDRGCDRGCDRDCDRGCDRGCDRGCDRGCDRGCDRGCDRDCDRGCDRGCDRGCDRGRDRGCDRGCDRGCDRGCDRGCDRGCDRGCDRGCDRGCDRGCDRDCDRDCDRGCERGCDRGCDRGCDRDCDRGCDRGCDRGCDRGCDRGCDRGCDRDCNRDCERGCDRGCDRGCDRGCDRDCDRGCDRGCDRGCDRGCDKGCDKGCDRDSDSDCNRNCDRGCDRGCVRGWDRDSDRDRDRHCDGDWDRNVTKSGTTIRVGTTVPGARAHTPTVDRAVGGDSSNTANTEAQPGPGICGDASRLKLPREDSERET; encoded by the exons ATGAGCCTTCTGCTGGATGCCTTCCAGAAAGAGACACTCCACTGTGTAATGAGAGCTGTGCCCCAGGCCACCCTGCAGGATCCAGagaagaggcagagccagggagAGGGCAATGGAGACTGCCACATAATCTATGACAGATGTGGTGACAGGGGCTGTCATGGAGGCTGTGACAGAGACTGCGGTGTGGACTGTGATACACACCGTGACAAGGTCTGTGATACAGACTGTGACAGGGACTATGACAGAGGCCGTGATAGAGACTGTGACAGGGGCTGTGACAGAGACTCTAACAGACGCTGTGATAGAGACTGTGACAGAGACTGTGATAGAGGCTGTGATAGATACTGTGACAGGCT AGGCTGTGATAGAGACTGTGATAGAGACTGTGACAGAGACTGTGACAGAGGCTGTGATAGAGGCTGTGACAGAGGCTGTGACAGAGGCTGTGACAGAGACTGTGATAGAGGCTGTGACAGAGGCTGTGACAGAGACTGTGATAGAGGCTGTGACAGAGGCTGTGACAGAGGCTGTGACAGAGGCTGTGGTAGAGGCTGTGACAGAGACTGTGACAGAGGCTGTGACAGAGGCTGTGATAGATACTGTGACAGAGGCTGTGATAGAGACTGTAATGCAGACTGTGATAGAGGCTGTGATAGAGGCTGTGATAGAGACTGTGATAGAGGCTGTGACAGAGGCTGTGATAGAGGCTGTGAGAGAGGCTGTGACAGAGGCTGTGATAGAGACTGTGATAGAGGCTGTGACAGAGGCTGTGATAGAGACTGTGACAGGGGCTGTGACAGAGGCTGTGATAGAGACTGTGATAGAGGCTGTGACAGATGCTGTGACAGAGGCTGTGATAGAGGCTGTGATAGAGGCTGTGACAGAGGCTGTGACAGAGACTGTGATAGAGGCTGTGGTAGAGGCTGTGGTAGAGGCTGTGACAGAGGCTGTGACAGAGACTGTGACAGAGGCTGTGACAGAGGCTGTGATAGATACTGTGACAGAGGCTGTGATAGAGACTGTAATACAGACTGTGATAGAGGCTGTGATAGAGGCTGTGATAGAGACTGTGATAGAGGCTGTGATACAGACTGTGACAGAGGCTGTGATAGAGGCTGTGACAGAGACTGTGACAGAGGCCGTGACAGAGGCTGTGATAGAGGCTGTGACAGAGACTGTGATAGAGGCTGTGACAGAGGCTGTGACAGAGGTTGTGATAGAGGCTGTGACAGAGGCTGTGACAGAGGCTGTGATAGAGGCTGTGACAGAGGCTGTGACAGAGGCTGTGACAGAGACTGTGATAGAGGCTGTGACAGAGGCTGTGATAGAGGCTGTGACAGAGGCTGTGACAGAGGCTGTGACAGAGGCTGTGATAGAGACTGTGACAGGGGCTGCGACAGAGGCTGTGATAGAGGCTGCGACAGAGGCCGTGATAGAGGCTGTGATAGAGGCTGTGACAGAGGCTGTGATAGAGGCTGTGACAGAGGCTGTGACAGAGGCTGTGATAGAGGCTGTGACAGAGGCTGTGATAGAGGCTGTGACAGAGGCTGTGACAGAGACTGTGACAGGGACTGTGACAGAGGCTGTGAGAGAGGCTGTGACAGAGGCTGTGACAGAGGCTGTGATAGAGACTGTGACAGGGGCTGTGACAGAGGCTGTGACAGAGGCTGTGACAGAGGCTGTGATAGAGGCTGTGACAGAGGCTGTGACAGAGACTGCAACAGAGACTGTGAGAGAGGCTGTGACAGAGGCTGTGATAGAGGCTGTGACAGGGGCTGTGACAGAGACTGTGATAGAGGCTGTGACAGGGGCTGTGATAGAGGCTGTGACAGAGGCTGTGACAAGGGCTGTGACAAGGGCTGTGACAGAGACTCTGACAGCGACTGTAACAGGAATTGTGACAGGGGCTGTGACAGAGGCTGTGTTAGAGGCTGGGACAGAGACTctgacagggacagggacaggcaCTGCGATGGGGACTGGGACAGAAATGTGACTAAATCTGGAACCACAATCAGAGTTGGGACAACAGTTCCTGGAGCCCGGGCCCACACTCCCACGGTCGACAGAGCAGTTGGCGGTGACAGCAGCAACACAGCAAACACAGAGGCCCAGCCAGGCCCAGGCATTTGTGGGGACGCCAGCAGGCTGAAGCTGCCGCGGGAAGACAGCGAGAGGGAG